The following proteins are co-located in the Microplitis demolitor isolate Queensland-Clemson2020A chromosome 3, iyMicDemo2.1a, whole genome shotgun sequence genome:
- the LOC103568842 gene encoding unconventional myosin-Ie produces MVIHHWQSQNVKVSGVDDMVLLPKITEDAIMDNLRKRYMDDYIYTCIGPVLVSINPFKQMPYFGEKEVQIYQGAAPYENPPHIYGLADEMYRNMLIDVESQCVIISGESGAGKTVAAKYIMAYVSRVSGGGERVQRIKDIILESNPLLEAFGNAKTIRNNNSSRFGKYVEMQFGDGGQPIGGKISNFLLEKSRVVKHNAGERNFHVFYQLTAGANEQMKTEFGLRHELDGCDYLMSWDGNVCRMGDRGSSSDAKDFQETLKALSVMDIKETEVSNILRLVAGILHIGRIKFRENGNYSQIADPRALKLPSYLLGISAERLSHKLISRGFESKWGSQSECVDVTLNVAQALYTRDALAKDIYARLFDYLVKRVNSAMMTSGDAFEIAILDIYGFEIFESNGFEQFCINFVNEKLQQIFIELTLKAEQEEYVAENIKWTPIDYFNNAVVVELLEGKRPPGIFLVLDDVCATLHGGSDAADGDLQKKLSVVASSHAHFQASSDGFAILHYAGQVIYSVDGFCDKNRDVLFTDLIDLMRSSTNNLVQLLYPPEEDLTINSKTKTLKSRPTTAGSKIRNQASRLVAQLIKCTPHYIRCIKPNETKKPRDWDSLRVKHQVEYLGLKENIRVRRAGFAYRRPFSKFLHRYAILTPQTWPYWTGDEKRGVQWIMSSIQIDGTQYQLGKTKVFVKAPESLFMLEEARDRKYNYYARIIQKSFKKYFARKRQDAEKQAATDLLYGHKQRRRASLERNFVGDYIGLDGRPGITNLLGRRDKVFFAEVVKKYDRRFKMCRRDLVLTGNCLYLIGRAEKNKKDTGARRQQRVSEEVIKRKLTFEQISHVSLSTLQDDFVIIHAKEDYASLLQLMFKTEFLSAFSKKYLEQLGHPLNIRFSNNLEFKVKKEGWGGGGTRQVKFSMTGYGDEETLKANGKILNVIIGPGMPSTSRPSRLSGARTTRARTGTFNNSSNKSINQSNSNAYRPTSAATAGAVRSGNIYDNADRVETQPSRPAMPSQPRPTPRASPAATANALVNNPVTQPGLRPTLPPNRPNIRPSPQHNHNNGKVPALSATLGKILTNNPTGGPRVGLIRAPPPPSDPAPPNQPIIYPGYNPINNQRLPSNQDNNKISSSNNHSVNNNNNTKNNNNRLSGGHINQYEDPNQRLAATLHNANRNKLPPRPPPVSSLPRVKALYDYQPQDLDELGLKEGDVVEVLMEHEGGWWHGKLKGKTGLFPSNYVEKI; encoded by the exons Atg GTCATTCATCATTGGCAGAGTCAAAATGTCAAAGTATCCGGGGTCGATGACATGGTGCTGCTTCCTAAGATCACTGAGGATGCGATCATGGATAATTTACGCAAGAGATATATGGatgactatatatat aCGTGCATCGGGCCAGTCTTGGTATCCATTAATCCATTCAAACAAATGCCGTACTTTGGCGAGAAAGAAGTTCAAATATATCAGGGAGCT GCACCGTATGAAAATCCACCGCATATATATGGACTGGCAGATGAAATGTACCGCAACATGTTGATAGATGTCGAGAGTCAATGCGTCATCATAAG TGGTGAGTCAGGCGCCGGGAAGACGGTGGCTGCTAAGTACATAATGGCTTATGTATCGAGGGTCAGCGGCGGCGGGGAACGCGTACAAAGAATTAAGGATATTATCTTGGAATCAAATCCACTTCTCGAGGCGTTTGGTAACGCCAAGACAATTAGAAATAACAACAGTAGTCGATTT ggAAAATATGTTGAGATGCAATTTGGAGATGGCGGGCAGCCTATCGGAGGTAAAATATCAAACTTCCTGCTTGAGAAATCTCGAGTTGTCAAGCACAATGCCGGTGAGAGGAACTTCCATGTGTTCTATCAACTGACAGCTGGAGCAAATGAGCAGATGAAAA CGGAATTCGGGTTGAGACACGAACTCGACGGCTGTGATTATTTAATGAGCTGGGATGGTAACGTTTGCCGTATGGGCGATCGTGGAAGCAGCAGCGATGCCAAAGATTTTCAGGAAACTTTAAAAG CTCTAAGTGTTATGGACATCAAAGAGACCGAAGTATCAAATATATTACGACTTGTAGCCGGGATTCTTCATATAGGGAGAATTAAATTCCGAGAAAACGGAAATTATTCTCAAATTGCTGATCCTAGAG cGCTAAAATTACCGTCATATTTACTGGGCATATCAGCAGAACGACTGTCGCATAAATTGATATCACGTGGATTTGAATCAAAATGGGGCAGTCAGTCTGAGTGTGTGGATGTAACTCTCAATGTCGCTCAAGCACTTTATACCCGCGATGCTTTAGCCAAGGACATATACGCTCGGCTCTTTGATTATCTTGTTAAGCGAGTGAATTCGGCAATGATGACATCTGGCGATGCATTTGAAATAGCAATCCTCGATATATATGGATTTGAAATATTCGAATCAAATGGCTTTGAACAATTTTGCATTAATTTTGTCAACGAAAAATTGCAGCAAATATTTATCGAGCTGACCTTGAAAGCCGAGCAG GAGGAGTATGTAGCAGAAAATATAAAGTGGACACCGATAGACTACTTTAATAATGCGGTTGTTGTTGAGCTACTGGAAGGTAAACGACCTCCCGGTATTTTCCTAGTCCTTGACGACGTTTGTGCGACTCTTCATGGTGGTAGTGATGCCGCTGACGGAGATTTACAGAAGAAATTATCCGTCGTTGCCAGTAGTCACGCTCATTTCCAAGCTAGCAGCGATGGTTTTGCAATTTTACATTACGCTGGCCAAGTTATTTACTCAGTTGATGGATTTTGTGACAAAAACCGGGACGTATTGTTTACCGATTTAATTGACCTGATGCGCAGTAGCACTAATAATTTAGTACAATTGTTGTATCCACCGGAAGAagatttaacaataaatagtaAGACTAAAACACTCAAGTCGAGACCAACCACAGCTGGTAGCAAAATTCGCAATCAAGCGAGTCGACTCGTTGCTCAGTTGATCAAGTGTACGCCTCACTACATCCGGTGTATTAAACCCAATGAGACTAAAAAGCCGCGTGATTGGGATTCGCTGAGAGTTAAGCACCAAGTTGAGTACTTGGGATTGAAGGAAAATATACGAGTAAGAAGAGCTGGATTCGCTTATAGACGTCcgttttctaaatttttacacAGATATGCTATTCTTACCCCACAAACTTGGCCATACTGGACAGGAGATGAGAAACGAGGTGTCCAGTGGATAATGTCAAGTATTCAAATTGACGGGACTCAATATCAACTCGgaaaaacaaaagtatttgTCAAAGCTCCAGAGAGTTTGTTTATGCTCGAAGAAGCTCGTGATCGTAAATACAATTATTACGCGCGCATAATTCaaaagtcatttaaaaaatatttcgcaCGTAAACGACAGGATGCTGAAAAACAAGCGGCTACTGATTTATTGTACGGACACAAACAGCGAAGACGCGCTAGTTTGGAGAGAAACTTTGTCGGCGATTATATTGGTTTAGATGGCAGACCAGGAATTACAAATCTCCTTGGACGTCGGGACAAAGTATTTTTCGCTGAAGTTGTTAAAAAATACGATCGACGTTTCAAGATGTGCCGTAGGGATTTAGTACTTACTGGTaactgtttatatttaattggaCGGgcagagaaaaataaaaaagacacAGGAGCACGAAGACAGCAGCGTGTAAGTGAGGAAGTTATCAAAAGAAAACTCACTTTCGAGCAGATAAGTCACGTGTCACTGAGTACATTGCAAGATGACTTTGTCATAATTCACGCGAAAGAAGACTACGCGAGTCTACTCCAGCTCATGTTCAAGACAGAATTTTTATCAgcatttagtaaaaaatacctCGAACAATTGGGACACCCATTGAACATACGCTTCAGTAATAATCTTGAATTTAAAGTTAAGAAAGAGGGCTGGGGTGGTGGGGGCACTCGtcaagttaaattttcaatgaccgGTTACGGCGATGAGGAGACGTTGAAAgcaaatggaaaaattttaaatgtcattaTAGGACCCGGCATGCCGTCAACATCAAGACCATCGCGTTTGTCTGGCGCCAGAACAACTAGAGCACGTACTGGTACATTTAATAATAGCAGTAACAAGTCGATTAATCAAAGCAATAGTAATGCTTATCGACCTACTAGCGCTGCCACTGCTGGAGCAGTGAGATCTGGTAATATTTACGATAATGCTGATAGAGTAGAAACACAGCCAAGTAGACCAGCGATGCCGTCGCAACCCAGACCAACTCCTCGGGCCTCACCAGCAGCGACTGCCAATGCACTAGTTAATAATCCCGTTACTCAACCGGGCTTACGACCGACACTGCCTCCAAATCGACCAAATATCCGGCCTTCACCGCAGCATAATCACAACAACGGTAAAGTTCCGGCTTTATCAGCGACACTGGGTAAAATCCTGACGAATAATCCAACAGGTGGTCCACGAGTTGGTTTAATACGAGCCCCGCCACCGCCTTCAGACCCCGCACCACCAAATCAGCCCATTATTTATCCAGGTTACAAtccaattaataatcaaagacTGCCGAGTAATcaagacaataataaaataagtagtagtaataatcatagtgttaataataataataatactaaaaataataacaaccgATTATCTGGAGGACATATCAATCAGTACGAGGATCCTAACCAGAGGTTAGCAGCGACTCTCCACAACGCTAATAGGAATAAATTACCACCGAGACCACCTCCAGTGTCAAGTCTTCCCAGAGTAAAAGCTCTCTACGACTACCAGCCTCAGGACCTGGACGAACTGGGCCTCAAAGAAGGCGACGTCGTTGAAGTTCTGATGGAACACGAGGGTGGCTGGTGGCACGGGAAATTAAAAGGAAAAACTGGATTATTTCCTTCGAATTATGttgagaaaatataa